The Ananas comosus cultivar F153 unplaced genomic scaffold, ASM154086v1, whole genome shotgun sequence genome includes a window with the following:
- the LOC109704632 gene encoding uncharacterized protein LOC109704632, translating to RSGALESPEQQTPQHKSYFGLPEQPARPASRRHARARGQGRVRGGEEHRSPRCDEKPRTSAEKPEPQERSSGSAGFSGHAAPGRSGRRRAAPRPEEEEEGSLACGGRERAANKNQPGSAGGRGGEACDAARRSGAADRREGRPGTEESTGVILGVVGAGWRCGTRRGLGCEQTARRSSGGTGNAAVDGSRRSTIDPERRVCRRRSPGPSPQPEREREREKDGERWDSGWRGELRQPAACSGGRARAGEQGNVWGGARG from the coding sequence AGATCCGGAGCTCTTGAAAGCCCAGAACAACAAACACCCCAACACAAGTCCTATTTCGGCTTGCCGGAGCAACCTGCTCGGCCGGCTTCCCGGCGGCACGCGCGCGCGCGGGGCCAGGGGCGTGTgcggggaggtgaggaacaccgtTCACCTCGGTGCGACGAGAAGCCGCGCACGTCAGCGGAGAAACCCGAGCCGCAAGAGAGAAGCTCAGGCTCGGCGGGTTTCTCCGGCCACGCGGCGCCGGGAAGGTCGGGACGTCGGCGCGCGGCCCCAAGgccagaggaggaggaagaaggcaGCCTCGCATGCGGCGGCCGGGAAAGAGCCGCAAACAAGAATCAACCTGGCTCGGCTGGCGGCCGTGGCGGCGAGGCGTGCGACGCGGCGCGTCGTTCAGGGGCGGCCGACAGGCGGGAAGGGCGCCCGGGCACGGAGGAGTCGACAGGGGTGATTCTAGGCGTGGTCGGCGCCGGCTGGCGCTGTGGCACCCGGCGCGGCCTGGGTTGCGAGCAGACCGCGAGGAGGAGCAGCGGCGGCACCGGCAATGCGGCGGTCGACGGGAGTCGCAGGAGCACGATCGATCCCGAGCGGAGGGTCTGCAGGAGGCGCAGCCCCGGCCCTTCACCacaacccgagagagagagggagagagaaaaagatggaGAAAGATGGGACAGTGGGTGGAGAGGAGAGCTCCGGCAGCCGGCGGCGTGCTCAGGTGGCCGGGCGCGCGCAGGGGAGCAGGGGAATGTGTGGGGAGGCGCTAGGGGCTAG